A genomic region of Streptosporangium lutulentum contains the following coding sequences:
- a CDS encoding polyprenol monophosphomannose synthase: MATVTVVIPTFNEADNLPLIAEALLALPLDDLRLLVVDDNSPDGTGKVADELAAAHPGRVGVVHRPNREGLGRAYIEGMETALAAGADFVVQMDADFSHPVDAVPRLLGTAQATGAACVIGSRYVPGGTLAAEWSRRRRALSAWANFYVRTILRIRLRDVTAGFKIWRAESLAALDLGGISSGGYSFQVEMHYRATRAGMTIVEIPIHFSDRRAGTSKMSLRVQLESALMPWRLRFRR; this comes from the coding sequence ATGGCCACCGTCACCGTCGTGATCCCCACGTTCAACGAGGCGGACAATCTTCCACTGATCGCGGAGGCCCTGCTCGCACTGCCACTCGACGACCTGCGGCTCCTGGTCGTCGACGACAACTCCCCCGACGGCACGGGGAAGGTGGCCGACGAGCTGGCCGCCGCGCATCCCGGCCGGGTCGGCGTGGTGCATCGGCCGAACAGGGAGGGGCTCGGGCGCGCCTACATCGAGGGCATGGAGACCGCGCTCGCGGCCGGAGCCGACTTCGTGGTGCAGATGGACGCCGACTTCTCCCATCCCGTCGACGCCGTTCCGCGCCTGCTCGGGACCGCGCAGGCGACCGGAGCGGCGTGCGTGATCGGCAGCCGGTACGTGCCGGGCGGGACGCTGGCCGCCGAGTGGAGCCGCCGCAGGCGGGCCCTGTCGGCCTGGGCGAACTTCTACGTCCGCACCATCCTGCGCATCAGGTTGCGGGATGTGACCGCCGGGTTCAAGATCTGGCGGGCCGAGAGCCTCGCCGCGCTTGACCTCGGCGGGATCTCCTCGGGTGGCTACAGCTTCCAGGTGGAGATGCACTACCGGGCGACCAGGGCGGGGATGACGATCGTTGAGATTCCCATCCACTTCTCCGATCGCCGGGCGGGCACCTCGAAGATGAGCCTGCGGGTGCAACTGGAGTCGGCGCTGATGCCGTGGCGGCTGAGGTTCAGACGCTGA
- a CDS encoding PadR family transcriptional regulator has protein sequence MLELAVLGFLYDRPSHGYDLRGRVAALLGHVRPVADGTLYPAIKRMESAGWLVRQDEPGVAAAPRRTLHLTDAGRAEILRRLREPDDLEISDENKWFVLLAFLRHLGDPAAQAAVLRRRLEFLARPSSFFYEGDRPVRAEEFDDPFRRGLLSIARATSLAELTWLRETLGSLEA, from the coding sequence ATGCTGGAGCTGGCGGTACTCGGATTTCTGTACGACCGGCCGTCGCACGGGTACGACCTGCGCGGACGGGTGGCGGCGTTGCTGGGGCACGTACGTCCGGTGGCGGACGGGACGCTCTATCCGGCCATCAAGCGGATGGAGTCGGCGGGGTGGCTGGTGCGCCAGGATGAGCCGGGCGTGGCCGCGGCGCCCCGGCGGACGCTCCACCTGACCGACGCGGGACGGGCGGAGATACTGCGGCGGCTGCGGGAGCCCGACGACCTGGAGATCAGCGACGAGAACAAGTGGTTCGTGTTGCTGGCGTTCCTGCGCCACCTGGGTGATCCCGCGGCGCAGGCGGCGGTGCTGCGGCGTCGGCTGGAATTCCTCGCCCGGCCGAGCAGCTTCTTCTACGAAGGGGACCGGCCGGTGCGGGCCGAGGAGTTCGACGACCCGTTCAGGCGGGGGTTGCTGTCCATCGCGAGGGCCACCAGCCTGGCGGAGCTGACGTGGTTGCGGGAAACCCTCGGCTCGCTGGAGGCGTAG
- a CDS encoding TenA family protein, producing MFCDDVWARSATLLQAIHRHPFNTALGEGTLDRRLFAFYIVQDARYLGAFSKALATASVRADDSQEAAFWSRSAHAALDAERTLHEGYIEEYGLTAADLAGIRTSPTCLGYSSFLQAVALTAPYPVLVAAVLPCFWVYQDVGAALLKRTGDIAGHPYRAWISTYADPDFAKSVEQAKEIADRLAATADGVTRAAMTEAFVQATEYEWMFWDSAWHREAWPTAQWLPGD from the coding sequence ATGTTCTGCGACGACGTCTGGGCACGTTCCGCCACACTGCTACAAGCCATCCATCGGCACCCCTTCAACACCGCACTCGGCGAAGGCACACTCGACCGCCGGCTTTTCGCCTTCTACATCGTGCAGGACGCCAGATATCTCGGGGCGTTCTCCAAAGCGCTCGCCACCGCCTCGGTGCGGGCCGACGATTCCCAGGAGGCCGCGTTCTGGTCGCGCAGCGCGCACGCCGCGCTGGACGCCGAGCGGACCCTGCACGAGGGTTACATCGAGGAGTACGGTCTGACCGCCGCCGACCTCGCCGGCATCCGGACCTCACCCACCTGCCTCGGCTACTCCTCCTTTCTGCAGGCCGTCGCGCTCACCGCGCCGTACCCGGTGCTCGTGGCCGCCGTTCTGCCGTGTTTCTGGGTCTACCAGGATGTGGGCGCGGCGCTTCTGAAGCGGACCGGCGACATCGCCGGCCATCCTTACCGGGCGTGGATCTCCACCTATGCCGATCCGGACTTCGCCAAGTCGGTCGAGCAGGCCAAAGAGATCGCCGATCGGCTGGCGGCCACGGCGGACGGCGTGACCCGCGCCGCCATGACCGAGGCGTTCGTCCAGGCCACGGAGTACGAGTGGATGTTCTGGGACAGCGCATGGCACCGGGAGGCGTGGCCCACGGCGCAGTGGCTGCCGGGCGACTGA
- a CDS encoding aldo/keto reductase family oxidoreductase has product MSMFSTSLPGGTWTLGDLTVTRFGYGAMQLAGPWVMGPPADHDGALAVLREVVDLGITHIDTSDAYGPHVTNQLIREALHPYPESLHIVTKVGATRDQQGGWPPAREPENLRRAVHENLESLGLEVLDLVNLRLGNAEGPQPGSLAEPFETLVELQRQGLIRHLGVSTATAEQVAEAQAIAPIVCVQNMYNLAYRHDDALIDGLAEQGVAYVPYFPLGGFSPLQSSALSTVAARLDATPMSVALAWLLRRSPNILLIPGTSSAAHLRENIAGAELSLSDEDLAELDKIGL; this is encoded by the coding sequence ATGAGCATGTTCTCCACTTCCCTTCCCGGCGGCACCTGGACGCTGGGCGACCTGACCGTCACCCGGTTCGGCTACGGCGCCATGCAACTCGCCGGCCCCTGGGTCATGGGGCCGCCCGCCGACCACGACGGCGCACTCGCCGTCCTCCGCGAGGTCGTCGACCTCGGCATCACCCACATCGACACCAGCGACGCCTACGGGCCGCACGTCACCAACCAGCTGATCCGTGAAGCGCTGCACCCGTACCCCGAATCGCTGCACATCGTGACCAAGGTCGGCGCGACCCGCGACCAGCAGGGCGGCTGGCCCCCGGCCCGGGAGCCGGAAAACCTGCGCCGGGCCGTCCACGAGAACCTTGAGAGTCTCGGCCTGGAGGTGCTCGACCTGGTCAACCTCCGGCTCGGCAACGCCGAGGGACCCCAGCCCGGCTCGCTCGCCGAACCGTTCGAGACGCTCGTCGAACTCCAGCGGCAGGGCCTGATCCGGCACCTCGGAGTGAGCACCGCGACGGCGGAACAGGTCGCCGAGGCGCAGGCGATCGCGCCGATCGTGTGCGTGCAGAACATGTACAACCTCGCGTACCGCCACGACGACGCCCTGATCGACGGGCTCGCCGAACAGGGCGTCGCCTACGTGCCCTACTTCCCGCTCGGCGGCTTCAGCCCACTGCAGTCCTCGGCGCTCTCGACCGTGGCCGCCCGGTTGGACGCGACGCCGATGTCTGTCGCCCTGGCCTGGCTACTGCGGCGGTCGCCGAACATCCTGCTCATCCCCGGCACCTCGTCCGCGGCGCACCTGCGCGAGAACATCGCCGGCGCGGAACTCTCGCTCTCCGACGAGGACCTCGCCGAACTGGACAAGATCGGCCTCTGA
- a CDS encoding winged helix-turn-helix transcriptional regulator encodes MATMTAAQKRAQTKAEYDAFLAACPSRKLLDRISDKWVTLVLAALGSDGSHRFGADCAGEPRSMRYSELSRLLAGVSQKMLTQTLRSLERDGLITRTATPTVPVTVSYELTDLGLSLHQMMSGLKAWAETHMDDVLANRATYDDTRAV; translated from the coding sequence ATGGCGACGATGACGGCGGCACAGAAGAGGGCACAGACCAAGGCGGAATATGACGCTTTCCTTGCGGCCTGTCCTAGCCGCAAGCTGCTCGACCGGATCTCCGACAAGTGGGTCACGTTGGTCCTGGCCGCGCTGGGCAGCGACGGCTCGCATCGGTTCGGCGCCGACTGCGCCGGTGAGCCCCGGTCGATGCGCTACTCGGAGTTGTCCCGCCTGCTGGCCGGCGTCAGTCAGAAGATGCTCACTCAGACGCTGCGCTCCTTGGAGCGTGACGGTCTGATCACCCGTACCGCGACGCCGACCGTGCCCGTCACGGTCTCCTACGAGCTGACCGATCTCGGTCTCTCGCTGCACCAGATGATGAGCGGCCTCAAGGCCTGGGCCGAGACGCACATGGACGACGTGCTCGCCAACCGTGCGACGTACGACGACACCCGCGCCGTCTGA
- a CDS encoding ABC transporter ATP-binding protein/permease, with protein MSTRSASGAVDWQHEWLTSLTSTAMTWAATILVGALVVWVLTRYTHWGRQFRRLAFPYLKPGRGWITWRPLLTLLLLLWMTVLAVRLEVLISYATNGLYTALQGLDAKMFWFCVTVFMVLAVIVVSSAQLAYLITQRLFIHWRTWLNDRMIADWLDGHAYHRGQFVSFPVDNPDQRIEEDVTQFVENSYDLSIGAIDAALRLVSFTAILWGLSGPMSVFGHAVPRAMVFLAYVYVIMASFLAFRIGRPLIHLNFLREGLSASFRYTLVRLRDNSESIAFCGGEDVERTALSARFSSVMGNTWAITKRSLKLQVFNDTVTQISVVFPFIIQVPRFFSGTISLGDITQTADAFGQVHDSLSFFRNSYDSFATYRATLNRLTALMDANRESRGLSSPIFTHRPDALEIEGLGVWRPDRQPLIEGLTLSMSPGQSLLVRGASGSGKTTLLRSLASLWPHAHGTVRRPTGAHTLFLSQQPYLPLGSLRTALAYPEPAHRIGDEQACEALRWVQLGHLEGQIDDEAQWSRTLSPGEQQRLGFARVLLQRPLLAFLDEATSAVDEGLEHALYSLIRDRLPRCILVSVGHRSTLNAFHTHYLELLGAGRWGMAPGGG; from the coding sequence GTGTCGACTCGATCCGCCAGCGGCGCCGTGGACTGGCAGCACGAATGGCTCACATCCCTTACTTCGACAGCGATGACCTGGGCCGCCACCATTCTGGTCGGCGCCCTGGTGGTCTGGGTGCTGACCCGCTACACGCACTGGGGGCGGCAGTTCCGGCGACTCGCCTTTCCCTATCTCAAGCCTGGACGCGGCTGGATCACCTGGCGACCGCTGCTCACCCTCCTGCTGCTGCTCTGGATGACGGTCCTCGCGGTGCGCCTCGAAGTGCTGATCTCCTATGCGACGAACGGCCTCTACACGGCGCTGCAGGGGCTGGACGCGAAGATGTTCTGGTTCTGCGTCACCGTCTTCATGGTCCTCGCGGTGATCGTCGTCTCCAGCGCACAGCTCGCGTATCTCATCACCCAGCGACTGTTCATCCATTGGCGGACCTGGCTCAACGACCGCATGATCGCCGACTGGCTGGACGGGCACGCCTACCATCGGGGCCAGTTCGTGAGCTTCCCGGTCGACAACCCGGATCAGCGCATCGAGGAAGACGTCACGCAGTTCGTCGAGAACTCGTACGACCTGTCGATCGGTGCGATCGACGCCGCCTTGAGGTTGGTGTCGTTCACCGCCATCCTCTGGGGGCTCTCAGGACCGATGTCCGTCTTCGGCCACGCGGTACCGCGTGCGATGGTCTTCCTCGCCTACGTCTACGTGATCATGGCGTCGTTCCTCGCCTTCAGGATCGGTCGCCCGCTGATCCACTTGAACTTCCTGCGAGAGGGCCTCTCCGCCTCTTTCCGCTACACCCTGGTCCGCCTGCGGGACAACTCCGAGAGCATCGCGTTCTGCGGTGGCGAGGATGTCGAGCGGACGGCGCTGTCGGCCAGGTTCTCCAGTGTCATGGGGAACACCTGGGCGATCACCAAGCGGTCCCTGAAGCTTCAGGTGTTCAACGACACGGTCACCCAGATCTCGGTCGTGTTCCCCTTCATCATCCAGGTGCCGCGCTTCTTCAGCGGAACGATCTCCCTCGGTGACATCACCCAGACCGCCGACGCTTTCGGCCAGGTGCACGACTCGTTGTCCTTCTTCAGGAACTCCTACGACTCCTTCGCCACCTACCGGGCGACGCTGAACCGGCTGACGGCGCTGATGGACGCGAACAGGGAGTCGCGCGGCCTGTCGTCGCCGATCTTCACGCATCGCCCCGACGCGCTGGAGATCGAGGGCCTGGGAGTATGGCGTCCCGACAGGCAACCGCTGATCGAGGGCCTGACGCTGAGCATGAGCCCAGGGCAATCACTGCTGGTCAGGGGCGCCTCGGGAAGCGGGAAGACCACGTTGCTGCGCAGCCTGGCCAGTCTCTGGCCGCACGCCCACGGCACCGTCCGCCGCCCCACCGGAGCTCACACGCTCTTCCTGTCGCAGCAGCCCTACCTGCCCCTGGGAAGCCTGCGTACCGCGCTGGCCTACCCCGAGCCCGCGCACCGGATCGGCGACGAGCAGGCGTGCGAGGCGTTGCGCTGGGTGCAGCTCGGCCATTTGGAGGGTCAGATCGACGATGAGGCCCAGTGGTCCCGCACCCTGTCTCCCGGCGAGCAACAGCGCCTCGGCTTTGCCAGGGTCCTGCTGCAGCGGCCCCTCCTGGCCTTCCTCGACGAGGCGACCTCCGCCGTCGACGAAGGTCTCGAACACGCGTTGTACAGCTTGATCCGCGATCGCCTGCCCCGGTGCATCCTCGTCAGCGTCGGCCATCGCAGCACGTTGAACGCCTTCCACACCCACTATCTGGAACTGCTCGGTGCGGGACGCTGGGGCATGGCGCCGGGAGGCGGGTAG
- a CDS encoding LysR family transcriptional regulator — protein sequence MDPHLLRTFVTVVHRGSFSAAAEDLGYTQSAVSQQIAVLEADLGLALVHRRPVTPTPAGERLLEHAGPLLLRHRAARADVLRAAAGPIERLTVVASPLACTPVIARSLAQERPAVTLRTAGRENVAEQVASGAADLGFVDGIAAPSDPLRLPDVGPLTAVGVAEEELVVVLPGDHPLSRRRGLALTDLADALWLQAPAAVSVERLREVAGTDGFRAGFHYGGEDVHTLLNLAAAGHGLTLLPSSVAAGVPLTAPRVVHRVEMLHGLLTSGPAQAVAERLR from the coding sequence GTGGATCCACATCTGCTGCGCACGTTCGTGACCGTCGTTCACCGGGGGTCCTTCTCCGCCGCGGCCGAGGATCTCGGCTACACCCAGTCGGCGGTGTCCCAGCAGATCGCCGTGCTGGAGGCGGATCTGGGACTGGCTCTGGTGCACCGCCGCCCGGTGACGCCCACCCCTGCGGGGGAACGACTGCTGGAACACGCCGGTCCGCTGCTGCTACGCCATCGAGCCGCCCGCGCCGACGTCCTGCGCGCCGCCGCCGGCCCGATCGAGCGGCTGACCGTGGTGGCCTCCCCGCTGGCGTGCACCCCGGTGATCGCCCGGAGCCTGGCGCAGGAGCGGCCGGCGGTGACCCTTCGCACGGCCGGACGCGAGAATGTCGCCGAGCAGGTCGCCTCCGGCGCCGCCGACCTCGGGTTCGTCGACGGGATCGCCGCGCCCAGCGATCCGCTGCGCCTGCCGGACGTGGGACCGCTGACCGCCGTCGGTGTGGCCGAGGAGGAGCTGGTGGTGGTCCTGCCCGGCGATCACCCGCTGTCTCGCAGGCGCGGGCTCGCGCTGACCGACCTGGCCGACGCGCTGTGGCTGCAGGCCCCCGCCGCCGTGTCGGTGGAGCGGTTGCGCGAGGTGGCGGGTACGGACGGGTTCCGTGCCGGATTCCACTACGGCGGCGAGGACGTGCACACCCTCCTGAATCTCGCCGCCGCCGGACACGGCCTGACCCTGCTGCCCTCGTCGGTGGCGGCCGGAGTGCCGCTGACCGCGCCGCGCGTCGTGCACCGGGTGGAGATGCTCCACGGTCTCCTCACGTCGGGTCCGGCCCAGGCCGTCGCCGAGCGGCTCCGCTAG
- a CDS encoding CTP synthase C-terminal region-related (seleno)protein: MTVARIALVGDRSPSVQAHVRIPSILEALRERDESTLDAYWIPTTEAQDLDGFDGVWMLPGSPYRSEAGAVNAARIARERGIPFLGTCGGFQHTLLEYARNVLGLPVAHAENDPDADDFLLLPLACSLAGHEDEVLLVPGSLVERIIGAGRSVEKYSCDFGLNPDYLSVLEEGGLNFTGRDGAGAVRVLELSGHPFFLATLFQPELAGDGTRPHPIITAFASASVELAASKAPASLQAARHTALAG, encoded by the coding sequence ATGACGGTCGCAAGAATCGCCCTGGTCGGCGACAGATCTCCGAGTGTCCAGGCCCATGTGCGCATCCCGTCGATTCTCGAAGCGCTGCGCGAGCGCGACGAGTCGACGCTGGACGCCTACTGGATCCCCACCACCGAGGCCCAGGACCTGGACGGGTTCGACGGCGTCTGGATGCTGCCCGGCAGTCCTTATCGCAGCGAGGCGGGCGCGGTGAACGCCGCCAGGATCGCCCGCGAGCGTGGCATCCCGTTCCTGGGCACCTGCGGCGGCTTCCAGCACACCCTGCTGGAGTACGCGCGCAACGTCCTCGGCCTGCCGGTCGCGCACGCCGAGAACGACCCGGACGCCGATGACTTCCTGCTGCTGCCGCTGGCGTGCTCGCTCGCCGGCCATGAGGACGAAGTCCTGCTGGTGCCCGGCTCGCTGGTCGAGAGGATCATCGGCGCCGGCAGGAGCGTGGAGAAGTACTCCTGTGACTTCGGCCTCAATCCCGACTACCTGTCCGTGCTGGAGGAGGGTGGCCTGAACTTCACCGGCCGTGACGGCGCCGGAGCCGTACGAGTGCTCGAACTGTCCGGTCACCCGTTCTTCCTGGCCACACTCTTTCAGCCTGAGCTGGCCGGGGACGGCACCCGGCCACACCCGATCATCACCGCGTTCGCCTCGGCCTCCGTGGAGCTGGCCGCCTCGAAAGCCCCGGCCTCGCTCCAGGCGGCCCGTCACACGGCCCTGGCCGGGTAA
- a CDS encoding monooxygenase family protein, with protein sequence MPTRVNRQTVDLSAYPDLIVLYLGMRVNRLYGVRTFFSFGRKISESVEGKPDGLLLHEPVYYSFFPMNMGMRQYWRDLPSLLAFARSEPHRQWWLDFLRDSGGTGFWHETYSVRGGMEAVYDDVPKPLGFGRFAGLQRARGPMFGSASRLGRSDDDGSPALSETDLYGS encoded by the coding sequence ATGCCAACTCGAGTGAACCGGCAGACCGTCGACCTGTCCGCCTACCCGGACCTCATCGTCCTGTACCTCGGCATGCGGGTGAACCGGCTGTACGGGGTCCGGACCTTCTTCAGCTTCGGCCGGAAGATCAGTGAGTCGGTCGAGGGCAAGCCGGACGGACTGCTGCTGCACGAGCCCGTGTACTACTCGTTCTTCCCGATGAACATGGGGATGCGCCAGTACTGGCGGGACCTGCCCTCGCTGCTCGCCTTCGCCCGGTCCGAGCCGCATCGGCAGTGGTGGCTGGACTTCCTGCGGGACTCGGGCGGCACCGGTTTCTGGCACGAGACGTACTCGGTCAGGGGCGGCATGGAGGCCGTCTACGACGACGTGCCCAAGCCGCTCGGGTTCGGACGGTTCGCCGGGCTCCAGCGCGCTCGTGGACCCATGTTCGGTTCCGCGTCCCGCCTGGGACGCTCCGACGACGACGGCAGCCCGGCCCTGAGCGAGACGGACCTCTACGGGTCCTAG
- a CDS encoding 2TM domain-containing protein, whose product MRSLKSESARKWGLWVHLFWYVVANLTQVVVWWAYDKEHHFWPVWSIVFWGIALAFHARAVFSPSTSNSR is encoded by the coding sequence ATGAGATCGCTGAAAAGTGAAAGCGCCAGAAAATGGGGCCTGTGGGTGCACCTGTTTTGGTATGTCGTAGCCAATCTGACCCAGGTCGTGGTGTGGTGGGCCTACGACAAGGAACACCATTTCTGGCCCGTGTGGTCGATAGTCTTCTGGGGCATCGCGCTGGCCTTCCACGCCCGGGCGGTCTTCTCGCCGTCCACATCGAATTCCAGGTGA
- a CDS encoding alpha/beta fold hydrolase encodes MTTRRAVLAGSAAAAAGALLGAPAAQAHSRPKTEPKPTVVLVHGAFADASGWNDVAARLIREGYPVIAPANPLRSVAADSAYLAGILATLSGPIVLAAHSYGGIVVTNAATGNPNVKALVYVAAFAPDEGETLLGLQTKYPGSKLNEAALDFRPYGDGLVDGYIKKEVFRGVFAGDVPRATTDLMWAGQRPADARTLGEPSGAPAWKTIPSHYLVARDDQVLPAAAQRFMARRAGSQVREVGASHVAMISEPAVTADLIKRAAR; translated from the coding sequence ATGACGACTCGTAGAGCGGTGCTGGCCGGATCCGCCGCGGCCGCGGCCGGCGCTCTGCTCGGAGCACCCGCGGCGCAGGCACACTCCCGGCCGAAAACCGAGCCCAAACCCACCGTGGTGCTCGTGCACGGCGCGTTCGCCGACGCCTCCGGCTGGAACGACGTCGCCGCCCGGCTCATCCGCGAGGGCTACCCGGTCATCGCCCCGGCGAACCCGTTGCGCAGCGTGGCCGCCGACTCCGCCTACCTGGCCGGCATCCTCGCCACGCTCAGCGGCCCGATCGTGCTCGCCGCGCACTCCTACGGCGGGATCGTCGTCACGAACGCCGCGACCGGTAACCCGAACGTGAAAGCACTGGTCTACGTGGCCGCGTTCGCCCCCGATGAAGGTGAGACGCTGCTGGGCCTGCAGACGAAGTACCCGGGAAGCAAGCTCAACGAGGCGGCGCTGGACTTCCGTCCCTACGGTGATGGCCTCGTCGACGGATACATCAAGAAGGAGGTCTTCCGCGGCGTCTTCGCCGGCGACGTGCCGAGGGCGACGACCGACCTGATGTGGGCCGGCCAGCGTCCTGCCGACGCGCGCACGCTCGGGGAGCCGTCCGGCGCCCCGGCGTGGAAGACCATTCCCTCCCACTACCTCGTCGCCCGCGACGACCAGGTGCTCCCCGCCGCGGCGCAGCGGTTCATGGCGCGGCGGGCCGGGTCGCAGGTCCGCGAGGTCGGCGCCTCGCACGTCGCGATGATCTCGGAACCCGCCGTGACGGCCGACCTCATCAAGCGCGCCGCGCGCTGA
- a CDS encoding MFS transporter: MHQRAYEGQCTAEEKRHTSARSPIGNPKLTLFALALGTFAIGTGEFGSNGIIQLFASDLNVSIPVATYAITAYAFGVVIGSPAIILLAVRVNRRTLLLGLIALFLVGNGLSALAPNIALLVVFRFVAGSVQGAFFGAGAVVAAYVYGPGQGGKAFATVMGGLTVATIAGSPLGTLIGQNAGWRFMYWTVVAVGLLAGAALVAWLPRTDDLHGSSIRNELNGLRRLNVWLMVTVAALGISSIFAVYTFIGPFVTDAALRDAAFIPIALAVFGLGMAVGNHLGGRVADRYEHRGLAWGYGGVLVLLALIGVAGDNLLILLPCLFGVGATMMFAIPTIQVRLTGFAPDAPTLMGALNLAALNLANSLGAIGGAVTIEAGWGTLSTVWAGFALTTAGLLLYVVTVARVNPVSQLSPARPVS; the protein is encoded by the coding sequence ATGCATCAGCGTGCGTACGAAGGCCAGTGCACTGCCGAGGAGAAACGGCACACCTCCGCCCGGTCGCCCATCGGCAATCCGAAGCTGACGTTGTTCGCACTGGCGCTGGGCACCTTCGCGATCGGCACCGGCGAGTTCGGCAGCAACGGCATCATCCAGCTGTTCGCGTCCGACCTGAACGTGTCGATCCCGGTCGCCACATACGCGATCACCGCGTACGCCTTCGGGGTGGTGATCGGCTCTCCGGCGATCATCCTGCTCGCCGTCCGGGTCAACCGGCGCACGCTGCTGCTCGGCCTGATCGCGCTCTTCCTGGTCGGCAACGGGCTCTCCGCGCTGGCGCCGAACATCGCGCTGCTCGTCGTCTTCCGGTTCGTCGCCGGCAGCGTGCAGGGTGCGTTCTTCGGCGCCGGGGCCGTCGTCGCCGCGTATGTGTACGGCCCGGGCCAGGGCGGAAAGGCGTTCGCCACGGTGATGGGGGGACTCACCGTCGCCACCATCGCCGGGTCACCGCTCGGCACCCTCATCGGCCAGAACGCCGGCTGGCGCTTCATGTACTGGACCGTGGTCGCCGTCGGCCTGCTCGCCGGCGCCGCCCTGGTGGCCTGGCTGCCCCGCACCGACGACCTGCACGGCAGCTCCATCAGGAACGAGCTGAACGGCCTCCGCCGGCTCAACGTCTGGCTGATGGTCACCGTCGCGGCGCTCGGCATCTCCAGCATCTTCGCCGTCTACACGTTCATCGGCCCCTTCGTCACCGACGCGGCGCTGCGGGACGCCGCGTTCATCCCGATCGCACTCGCCGTTTTCGGCCTCGGCATGGCAGTCGGCAACCATCTCGGCGGACGCGTCGCCGACCGGTACGAGCACCGCGGCCTGGCCTGGGGCTATGGCGGTGTCCTGGTGCTCCTGGCGCTGATCGGTGTGGCCGGCGACAACCTGCTGATCCTGCTGCCCTGCCTGTTCGGCGTCGGCGCGACCATGATGTTCGCGATCCCCACCATCCAGGTCCGGCTGACCGGCTTCGCGCCGGATGCCCCGACCCTGATGGGCGCGCTCAACCTCGCCGCCCTCAACCTGGCCAACTCCCTTGGCGCGATCGGCGGAGCGGTCACCATCGAAGCCGGCTGGGGAACCCTGTCCACCGTCTGGGCCGGTTTCGCCCTCACCACCGCCGGTCTGCTCCTGTACGTCGTGACCGTCGCCCGGGTGAATCCCGTTTCCCAGCTGAGCCCCGCTCGACCAGTGTCATAG